One part of the Anguilla anguilla isolate fAngAng1 chromosome 11, fAngAng1.pri, whole genome shotgun sequence genome encodes these proteins:
- the wfdc2 gene encoding perlwapin — translation MKAPGVYVSAMIFLVLMDWTSAVPGNSTVPKKGHCPRRLNVVPSKRACVCDDDCPGPDKCCVFDCGAVCVPPAFTKPGVCPRRRRGSGMCAEFCANDSDCPNDEKCCHNGCGHACIAPYTVKPGRCAHPKGTPMCAEFCYHDGQCPGEQKCCRTTCGHACSEPC, via the exons ATGAAGGCTCCGGGGGTTTATGTTTCGGCTATGATTTTTTTAGTCTTGATGGATTGGACGAGCGCAGTTCCAGGCAACTCCACCG TGCCGAAGAAGGGGCACTGCCCGCGGCGCTTGAATGTGGTTCCGTCAAAACGGGCCTGCGTCTGTGACGACGACTGTCCCGGGCCGGACAAATGCTGCGTTTTCGACTGTGGGGCTGTTTGCGTGCCACCTGCTTTTA CCAAGCCCGGGGTGTGTCCTCGCAGACGCAGAGGCTCAGGGATGTGCGCAGAGTTCTGTGCCAATGACAGTGACTGCCCCAACGATGAGAAGTGCTGCCACAACGGGTGTGGCCATGCCTGCATCGCTCCATACACAG TGAAGCCGGGGCGCTGTGCTCATCCCAAGGGGACCCCAATGTGCGCAGAGTTCTGTTACCATGACGGCCAGTGTCCAGGGGAGCAGAAGTGCTGCCGGACCACCTGTGGCCACGCCTGCAGCGAGCCCTGTTGA
- the snx21 gene encoding sorting nexin-21 encodes MASKLLDRLRRSLFKEGASAEPGGAEEFPESSELEDDTECVSARLSGTLSFEGERTLDSEDTGEASGPDSDSDFLAESIENGSCSTEGSPVALPPGGVTLLTSQMRESWRSSQSRSIPVKLLFEVTDASVVQDGSSKYVLYTIHVIQSGMFDRSPALITRRYTDFERLHARLRRRHGDEMEGVCFPRKKLRRNFAAETIAKRSRAFEQYLSHLLSLAELCHSPTFLEFFYLGDLRAGQVLLRGGRYQEALGFFLNALRLQEKLGCQAQHQQRAHWLFTLLGLVACFQELDQLGEAQEHCDRALQDLAPSQHALQQQNLHPLLVPLLQANVRLSWKISKDKRRWEALLLEIQDSGVDTGNQPSLKEYLIKEVLEDSEGDPKLRVKGDST; translated from the exons ATGGCGTCTAAGCTCCTGGACAGACTGCGCCGTTCCCTGTTTAAGGAAGGGGCCTCGGCGGAgcccgggggggcggaggagtTCCCCGAGAGCTCGGAGCTGGAGGACGACACGGAGTGCGTCTCCGCGCGCCTCAGCGGCACGCTCAGCTTCGAGGGCGAGCGGACCCTGGACTCCGAGGACACCGGAGAGGCCTCCGGTCCGGACAGTGACTCAGACTTTCTGGCAGAGTCCATTGAGAACGGGTCCTGCAGCACAG AGGGCAGTCCAGTGGCCCTTCCTCCTGGGGGTGTCACCCTGCTCACCTCTCAAATGCGAGAGAGCTGGCGCAGCTCGCAGTCCCGCAGCATTCCAGTGAAGCTGCTCTTTGAGGTCACCGATGCAAGTGTAGTCCAGGACGGTTCCTCCAAATATGTG CTCTATACTATCCATGTGATCCAGTCAGGGATGTTTGACCGGAGCCCTGCGCTCATCACACGACGCTACACCGACTTTGAGCGTCTCCACGCCCGGCTGCGCCGTCGCCACGGGGACGAGATGGAGGGCGTGTGCTTCCCCCGCAAGAAGCTGCGGAGGAACTTTGCGGCGGAGACCATTGCCAAGCGCAGCCGGGCCTTCGAGCAGTACCTGTCCCACCTGCTCTCCCTCGCCGAGCTCTGCCACTCGCCCACCTTCCTGGAGTTCTTCTACCTGGGCGACCTGCGGGCGGGGCAGGTGCTGCTGCGCGGCGGGCGCTACCAGGAGGCGCTGGGCTTCTTCCTGAATGCGCTGAGGCTGCAGGAGAAGCTGGGCTGCCAGGCGCAGCACCAGCAGCGAGCTCACTGGCTCTTCACCCTGCTGGGCCTGGTGGCCTGCTTCCAGGAGCTGGACCAGCTGGGCGAGGCCCAGGAGCACTGCGACCGCGCCCTGCAGGACCTGgccccttcccagcatgccctgcagcagcagaaccTGCACCCGCTCCTCGTCCCCCTGCTGCAGGCCAACGTGCGGCTGTCCTGGAAGATCTCCAAGGACAAGCGGCGGTGGGAGGCACTGTTGCTGGAGATCCAGGACTCTGGGGTGGACACGGGCAACCAGCCCAGCCTGAAAGAGTACCTGATCAAGGAGGTCCTGGAGGACAGTGAGGGGGACCCCAAGCTCAGGGTCAAAGGTGACAGCACATAA